The following proteins are encoded in a genomic region of Oncorhynchus masou masou isolate Uvic2021 chromosome 19, UVic_Omas_1.1, whole genome shotgun sequence:
- the LOC135505762 gene encoding left-right determination factor 2-like gives MDLLRVCVLCAAAFVTVSKAFTHNDMKDALLQKLGLDDVPKIHKRDLENLVIPTLVKNKYMSMLKLHHDRRRRSLPSLAGILRGIRGNADISGVFVYSDTTRQRMVFDMDTRIPHNSEVTMAELKLYNKAPNKRSMPERRNHRPVNNARVSIYWVDMLENGSNRTSLVDSRLIPIHETGWKSFDVTQALHYWSKTQQKTPMHLEVWIEGERPGSYAAEIAKSVHFTTQDQADNTLGKPELVLYTLNLEEFGSRGDCENNPDKDTCCRDKYFINFRALTWTQYWIIEPAGYQAYRCAGGCKQPKRNYGYGERKCSIAESAPLPIMYLVKKGDYTEIEVAEFPNMIVESCACTMDNISIV, from the exons ATGGATTTGCTCCGTGTTTGCGTCTTGTGCGCTGCTGCTTTCGTCACCGTCTCCAAGGCTTTTACGCACAACGACATGAAGGATGCCCTGCTTCAAAAACTTGGGCTGGATGATGTTCCGAAAATTCACAAAAGGGACTTGGAGAATCTTGTCATCCCGACGCTCGTTAAGAATAAATATATGTCAATGCTGAAGCTGCATCACGACAGGCGGCGCAGGTCTCTGCCGAGCTTGGCGGGGATCCTGAGGGGAATTCGAGGAAATGCAG ACATCTCTGGGGTGTTTGTGTACTCGGACACCACTCGGCAACGGATGGTCTTCGATATGGATACCCGCATCCCCCATAACAGCGAGGTGACCATGGCCGAACTGAAACTGTACAATAAAGCCCCTAACAAGCGCTCCATGCCCGAGAGGAGGAACCACCGGCCAGTCAACAACGCCAGAGTCTCCATCTACTGGGTAGATATGCTGGAGAACGGCTCTAACAGAACCTCTCTGGTGGACTCACG GTTGATCCCCATCCATGAGACCGGTTGGAAAAGCTTTGATGTCACTCAGGCTTTGCACTATTGGTCAAAGACGCAGCAAAAAACACCTATGCACCTGGAGGTGTGGATCGAGGGCGAGAGACCTGGCAGCTACGCGGCAGAAATTGCTAAGAGTGTCCACTTTACCACCCAGGACCAGGCGGACAACACCTTAGGAAAACCTGAGCTGGTCCTCTACACGCTCAACCTCGAAGAGTTTGG GTCTCGAGGCGACTGTGAAAACAACCCAGATAAGGACACGTGCTGCAGAGATAAATACTTCATCAATTTCCGCGCGCTCACATGGACCCAGTACTGGATCATCGAGCCAGCGGGATACCAGGCCTACAGATGCGCCGGGGGATGCAAGCAGCCCAAGCGCAACTATGGCTACGGGGAGAGGAAGTGTAGCATCGCAGAGAGCGCTCCGCTGCCCATTATGTACCTGGTCAAGAAGGGCGACTACACCGAGATAGAAGTGGCTGAGTTCCCCAACATGATCGTGGAGTCATGTGCCTGCACCATGGACAACATCTCCATAGTTTGA